Proteins encoded in a region of the Coffea eugenioides isolate CCC68of chromosome 4, Ceug_1.0, whole genome shotgun sequence genome:
- the LOC113769408 gene encoding putative RING-H2 finger protein ATL35: MEHEADTPSDDFCDAWQADHLEIPKTDQPAPSDDGDDDTQQFFIKFKVELIYPPDITLEDDEDYVLVEFGLESSTSIHQFWAPCKRSGSENLSWDEISTMLTRINVPLHKQPSILHRISTCANHIANADHNRSKKVLPMMVSISILVDYSCYKQEDASTYVLRNNADVAKLMPVPASNESVEGLKKEILEDQGNVSVKQCMICLENLQAGSEIMGMPCSHLYHQICILHWLKISNFCPICRFQLSA; encoded by the coding sequence ATGGAGCATGAAGCTGATACACCATCTGATGATTTTTGTGATGCCTGGCAGGCTGATCATCTTGAAATACCCAAAACTGATCAACCTGCACCATCCGATGATGGTGATGATGATACTCAACAATTCTTCATCAAATTTAAGGTGGAGCTCATCTATCCACCAGACATCACATTAGAAGATGATGAAGATTATGTGCTAGTTGAATTTGGTTTGGAAAGCAGCACCTCAATTCACCAATTTTGGGCTCCTTGCAAAAGATCAGGCAGTGAAAACTTGTCATGGGATGAAATCTCTACCATGCTAACAAGAATCAATGTTCCATTGCATAAGCAGCCATCCATTTTACACCGAATTTCAACCTGTGCTAATCATATAGCCAATGCAGATCATAACAGGTCTAAAAAAGTATTGCCTATGATGGTTTCGATAAGTATTCTTGTCGATTACTCCTGCTACAAGCAAGAAGATGCTAGCACTTATGTGCTGAGGAACAACGCAGATGTTGCCAAATTGATGCCTGTTCCTGCTAGTAATGAATCAGTTGAAGGACTGAAGAAGGAGATTCTTGAAGATCAGGGCAATGTTTCCGTTAAACAATGCATGATTtgcctggaaaaccttcaagcTGGATCCGAAATCATGGGCATGCCTTGCTCTCATCTCTATCATCAAATATGCATTTTGCATTGGCTTAAGATTAGCAACTTTTGTCCCATTTGTCGCTTCCAGTTGTCTGCTTGA
- the LOC113768446 gene encoding aldose 1-epimerase, which translates to MASKAPSMVYFFVLIGLTLLFSNNVYATDYDNYINVYELTNGKISIKVTNYGATLLSVIVPDRNGKLDDVVLGYPTIDGYKNDSTYFGGLIGRVANRIGGAKFTLNGVGYTLPANDHGNTLHGGTRGFSDVIWEVTGYEKNSHVSLHYHSYDGEQGFPGAVDVYVTYMIIGGNRLGLKMEATPLDKATPINLASHSYWNLAGHGSGDIFSHDIQLFASKITPVDDKLIPTGQIVPVQGTPYDFLQSRSIGGKFNELPSGYDINYVVDYVPNGHVHKVAVVQEPISGRKMELWSNKPGVQFYTSNMLNDTLGKDGATYHRYGGLALETQGFPDSVNHPNFPSQIVNPGENYLHVMVYRFTAHH; encoded by the exons ATGGCGTCCAAGGCACCATCTATGGTGTATTTCTTTGTTCTGATTGGTTTAACTTTGTTGTTTAGCAACAACGTTTATGCAACTGATTACGATAATTACATCAATGTGTATGAGTTGACAAATGGAAAGATCTCTATCAAGGTCACTAACTATGGTGCTACCCTCCTTTCTGTCATCGTTCCTGATAGAAATG GAAAATTGGACGATGTTGTTCTTGGCTATCCAACCATTGATGGATACAAG AATGATTCAACCTATTTTGGTGGTCTTATTGGCCGCGTAGCAAACAGAATTGGAGGGGCAAAATTTACTCTGAATGGTGTAGGGTATACTTTACCTGCAAATGATCATGGAAACACACTTCATG GTGGTACCAGAGGATTTAGTGATGTTATATGGGAGGTGACAGGCTACGAAAAGAACTCCCATGTCTCCCTCCACTATCACAGCTATGATGGTGAACAAG GATTCCCTGGTGCAGTCGATGTGTATGTCACGTACATGATTATTGGAGGAAACAGGCTAGGCCTGAAGATGGAAGCCACCCCACTTGACAAAGCCACACCGATTAATCTGGCATCCCACAGCTACTGGAATCTTGCTGGCCATGGCAGTGGTGATATTTTTTCACATGACATACAGCTTTTCGCGTCGAAGATCACCCCAGTTGATGACAAGCTGATCCCAACCGGGCAAATCGTTCCTGTACAAGGAACCCCCTATGATTTCCTTCAATCCAGAAGTATTGGTGGCAAGTTCAATGAGCTTCCTTCTGGATATGATATAAACTATGTGGTCGATTATGTACCCAATGGGCACGTACACAAAGTTGCAGTTGTGCAAGAACCTATATCAGGTAGGAAGATGGAGCTGTGGAGCAATAAACCAGGTGTACAGTTTTACACAAGTAATATGTTGAATGATACACTAGGGAAAGATGGTGCTACCTACCATAGATATGGGGGACTTGCCTTGGAGACGCAAGGTTTTCCTGATTCAGTTAATCATCCAAATTTCCCTTCTCAGATTGTTAACCCTGGAGAAAATTACCTCCATGTTATGGTTTATAGGTTCACAGCTCATCATTAG
- the LOC113768184 gene encoding ABC transporter A family member 7-like, translating into MPDTTPSSSSHGPASFWTQANALLRKNLTFQKRNIRSNVRLVIFPFFLCLLLVLIQILVNSELDKPKNKCGCTCVDTNGDGKCERVCGIEYSTLDQVATCAIPSPPEWPPLLQIPAPEYRAVLTDFISHADLPNESCKRTGSCPVAILLTGSNRTLGQSLGASMFPSSLTLNASEVLYSLANDVLGSASKPQLSNFLEPAFFSNLPVYYLQPQCSSNVTFSVSFPVGSASSKQEISCVQGFHLWRNSSSEINDELYKGYRKGNQQRKINEITAGYDFLNTDLTNFNVSIWYNSTYKNDSGNSPLALTRVPRSINLASNAYLQFLLGPGTKMLFEFVKEMPKPETKLRLDFSSLLGPLFFTWVIIKLFPVVLGSLVYEKQQRLRIMMKMHGVGDGPYWMISYAYFVVLSSVYMLVFVIFGSVIGLKFFTLNDYTIQLIFYFFYINLQVSLAFLVAALFSNVKTATVLGYIMVFGSGLLGGFLFQFFLEDSSFPRGWIIVMELYPGFSLYRGLYEFAQYAFAGNYMGTDGMRWKDLNDSKNGMKEVLVIMFIEWWVLLLIAFYVDQVKSSGKSPTFFLQNFRKKPLSSFRKPSLQRQGSKVFVGMEKPDVLQEREKVEQLMLEPSTGHAIICDNLKKVYPGRDGNPEKFAVRGLSLALPRGECFGMLGPNGAGKTSFINMMIGLIKPSSGTAYVQGLDIWSQMDSIYTSMGVCPQHDLLWETLTGREHLLFYGRLKNLKGAALTQAVEESLKSVNLFHGGIADKQAGKYSGGMKRRLSVAISLIGDPKVVYMDEPSTGLDPASRNNLWNVVKRAKQDRAIILTTHSMEEAEHLCDRLGIFVDGSLQCIGNPKELKARYGGFYVFTMTTSAVHEVEVENLVRHLSPNANRTYHLSGTQKFELPKHEIKISDVFQAVENAKSRFTVHAWGLADTTLEDVFIKVARGAQAFNVLS; encoded by the exons ATGCCAGATACaactccttcttcttcttcacatGGCCCTGCAAGTTTCTGGACTCAGGCCAATGCTTTGCTTAGGAAGAATTTGACTTTTCAG AAAAGGAATATCAGATCAAATGTTCGGCTTGTCATATTCCCATTTTTTTTGTGCTTGTTGCTGGTTCTTATCCAAATTTTAGTCAACTCAGAATTGGATAAACCCAAAAATAAATGTGGCTGCACTTGTGTTGACACAAATGGGGATGGAAAATGCGAGAGAGTGTGTGGAATTGAATATTCTACACTGGATCAAGTGGCAACTTGTGCAATTCCTAGCCCACCAGAGTGGCCTCCATTGTTACAAATACCAGCCCCTGAGTATCGTGCAGTGCTAACAGATTTTATTTCACATGCTGACTTGCCGAATGAGTCATGCAAGAGGACTGGTTCTTGTCCCGTGGCTATACTTCTGACTGGAAGTAATCGTACCCTTGGACAGA GTCTGGGTGCAAGCATGTTCCCAAGTTCATTAACTTTAAATGCTTCAGAGGTGTTATACAGCTTAGCTAATGATGTCTTG GGTTCTGCATCAAAGCCTCAATTGTCCAACTTCCTCGAGCCAGCTTTCTTTTCTAATCTGCCTGTCTATTATCTCCAACCTCAATGTAGTTCAAACGTCACGTTTTCAGTTTCCTTCCCAGTAGGTTCTGCCTCAAGTAAACAAG AGATAAGTTGTGTTCAAGGTTTCCATTTGTGGCGAAACAGTTCTTCTGAGATCAATGATGAGCTGTATAAAGGTTACAGGAAGGGCAATCAACAAAGGAAGATAAATGAGATAACAGCAG GCTATGATTTCTTAAATACAGACCTGACAAATTTTAATGTGAGTATATGGTACAACTCTACCTATAAGAATGACTCAGGCAACAGTCCTCTTGCATTAACACGGGTGCCTCGTTCAATCAACTTG GCATCAAATGCTTATCTCCAGTTTTTACTTGGACCTGGTACTAAAATGCTGTTTGAATTTGTCAAAGAAATGCCAAAGCCAGAAACAAAGCTCAGGCTGGATTTCTCTTCTCTGCTTGGACCACTATTCTTTACGTGGGTTATTATAAAACTATTCCCT GTTGTACTAGGCTCTCTGGTTTATGAGAAGCAACAAAGGCTAAGAATCATGATGAAAATGCATGGGGTTGGCGATGGTCCCTATTGGATGATTTCCTACGCTTATTTTGTTGTATTGTCTTCTGTATACATGCTAGTTTTTGTCATTTTTGGATCAGTGATAG GATTGAAGTTCTTCACACTTAATGATTACACTATCCAGCTGATATTTTACTTTTTCTACATAAACTTGCAAGTATCATTGGCTTTTCTTGTTGCTGCATTATTCTCAAATGTCAAGACTGCTACAG TTCTAGGGTACATAATGGTCTTTGGAAGTGGTCTCTTGGGTGGCTTTCTTTTCCAGTTCTTTCTTGAAGATTCGTCATTCCCGA GAGGCTGGATCATAGTCATGGAATTATATCCAGGATTTTCCCTTTATCGGGGCTTGTATGAGTTTGCACAATATGCATTTGCGGGAAACTATATGGGGACAGATGGGATGCGATGGAAAGATCTAAATGATAGCAAGAATGGGATGAAAGAAGTCTTAGTCATTATGTTTATTGAATGGTGGGTGCTTCTTCTCATTGCGTTTTATGTTGATCAAGTTAAATCATCAGGAAAAAGTCCTACTTTTTTCTTGCAAAACTTCCGAAAGAAGCCCTTATCATCCTTCCGAAAGCCTAGTTTGCAAAGGCAGGGATCTAAAGTTTTTGTTGGCATGGAGAAACCTGATGTTCTCCAAGAG AGAGAGAAGGTTGAACAACTGATGCTCGAGCCCAGCACAGGTCATGCCATCATCTGTGACAATCTTAAAAAGGTGTATCCAGGAAGGGATGGAAACCCAGAGAAATTTGCAGTGAGAGGACTGTCACTGGCTTTGCCCCGTGGGGAATGCTTTGGTATGCTTGGGCCTAATGGTGCAGGCAAAACTTCCTTTATAAATATG ATGATCGGACTTATAAAACCAAGCTCTGGTACTGCATATGTTCAAGGGCTTGATATTTGGAGCCAGATGGATAGCATTTATACCAGCATGGGTGTCTGCCCACAACATGA TCTTCTGTGGGAAACACTAACTGGGAGAGAGCACCTGCTCTTTTATGGAAGACTTAAGAACCTAAAAGGTGCTGCTTTAACACAG GCAGTGGAAGAATCTCTTAAGAGTGTAAACCTATTTCATGGAGGCATTGCTGACAAGCAAGCTGGGAAATATAGTGGAGGTATGAAGAGGAGGCTTAGCGTTGCAATTTCACTGATTGGAGATCCCAAA GTTGTGTATATGGATGAGCCCAGTACAGGACTGGATCCAGCTTCGAGAAATAACTTATGGAATGTTGTGAAGAGGGCAAAGCAAGACAGAGCAATAATACTCACTA CACATTCGATGGAAGAGGCAGAGCATTTGTGTGATAGATTGGGAATTTTTGTTGATGGGAGTTTGCAGTGTATAGGTAACCCCAAAGAG TTGAAGGCTAGATATGGGGGCTTTTACGTGTTTACGATGACAACATCGGCTGTTCATGAGGTTGAAGTGGAGAACTTGGTGAGACATCTGTCCCCAAATGCCAACAGGACATACCATTTATCCGGCACTCAAAAGTTTGAGTTGCCAAAGCATGAAATCAAGATTTCTGATGTTTTCCAAGCAGTTGAGAATGCCAAAAGCAGATTCACAGTTCACGCTTGGGGTCTTGCAGATACCACTTTGGAAGATGTGTTTATCAAGGTTGCTCGTGGAGCTCAAGCATTCAACGTTCTCTCATGA